The following coding sequences lie in one Musa acuminata AAA Group cultivar baxijiao chromosome BXJ1-8, Cavendish_Baxijiao_AAA, whole genome shotgun sequence genomic window:
- the LOC103994478 gene encoding uncharacterized protein LOC103994478 isoform X1 — MDSKVVIAFVLVFDVVAFALAIAAEQRRNTAQVVPDSEKEYTYCVYDSDIATGFGVGSLLLLLLSQLIITAVTRCYCGGPSLRRGGSRFCVFLLLLSCWLTFLVAEACLLAGSVQNARHTRYRGFYFMNDPSCEVLRKGVFAAGAAFVVLTAILSVFYYLLYAKGRDSSYRIAESAIGMSSFS, encoded by the exons atGGACTCCAAGGTAGTCATCGCTTTCGTCCTCGTCTTCGACGTTGTCGCCTTCGCCCTCGCCATCGCCGCCGAGCAGCGCAGGAACACG GCCCAGGTGGTGCCGGACTCCGAGAAGGAGTACACCTACTGCGTCTACGACTCCGACATCGCGACGGGGTTCGGCGTCGGATCCCTTCTCCTCCTTCTGCTGAGCCAGCTCATCATCACGGCCGTCACCAGGTGCTACTGCGGCGGCCCCTCGCTCCGCCGTGGCGGATCCCGCTTTtgcgtcttcctcctccttctctcTTGCTG GTTGACGTTTCTGGTGGCGGAGGCGTGCCTGCTTGCGGGATCGGTGCAGAACGCGCGGCACACGCGGTATCGGGGCTTCTACTTCATGAACGACCCGTCGTGCGAGGTGCTGCGGAAGGGCGTGTTCGCCGCCGGCGCGGCCTTCGTCGTCCTCACCGCGATCCTCTCCGTGTTCTACTACCTCTTGTACGCCAAGGGCCGGGACTCCAGCTACCGCATCGCCGAGTCGGCCATCGGGATGAGCTCCTTTAGCTAG
- the LOC103994478 gene encoding uncharacterized protein LOC103994478 isoform X2 — protein MGNDGVKRKKAEGSDVDEQETWDNKKTKKGMTLPLMIKNKEKRSTVHAKLKHKKKIEKRKQAKAREATINRALDLDEEPLEKKVPQTIENTREVDETVCRPDDEEIQICITVPLNQIYDSGLFGSKPDGSLVALLILLHQWRGSILR, from the exons ATGGGCAACGACGGGGTGAAGAGGAAGAAAGCGGAAGGGAGCGACGTGGACGAGCAAGAAACATGGGATAATAAGAAGACAAAGAAGGGGATGACGCTTCCCTTGATGATCAAGAATAAGGAGAAGAGGAGTACCGTCCATGCCAAGCTCAAGCATAAGAAAAAGATCGAGAAGCGGAAGCAAGCTAAGGCACGAGAGGCCACCATCAACCGAGCCCTTGACCTCGACGAGGAG CCTCTGGAGAAGAAGGTGCCACAGACGATCGAGAACACCAGGGAGGTCGATGAGACGGTTTGTCGACCTGATGATGAAGAG ATCCAAATATGCATCACGGTTCCGTTGAACCAAATTTATGATAGCGGCCTATTCGGCTCGAAGCCCGACGGATCGTTGGTGGCCCTTCTGATTCTTCTGCATCAGTGGAGAGGATCTATCCTCCGTTAG